The following are encoded together in the Thunnus thynnus chromosome 15, fThuThy2.1, whole genome shotgun sequence genome:
- the nr0b2b gene encoding nuclear receptor subfamily 0, group B, member 2b produces the protein MFPLEEKITNSTCSGYKDQHPHTILYNILSCRDSGSLKHLNTTMHSCHCEQRRAVYLKDPQTTCQVASSVLVKTICFMRSLPSFSQLPSGDQSSLLRHCWVPLFVLGLAQEKMVFEVTDVPNSSILRQILLGAGLTEKEAEQPTLAGVHNLRTCLHHLWNLDLSPKEYAYLKGAMLFNPAVKGLSALLFIEGLQQEAQRALQEVIHHLHPEDSGRLSHILLAASTIQTVSHNLVTELFFKPVIGNTNMLHLLTEMLFLQ, from the exons ATGTTTCCTCTGGAAGAGAAGATTACAAACAGCACTTGCTCGGGTTACAAGGATCAGCATCCGCACACCATCCTTTACAACATCTTGAGCTGCAGGGACAGTGGCTCCCTCAAACACTTAAACACCACAATGCACAGTTGTCACTGTGAGCAGAGGAGGGCAGTTTACCTGAAGGACCCCCAGACTACCTGCCAAGTTGCCTCCAGCGTGCTGGTAAAAACTATTTGCTTCATGAGAAGTCTACCATCTTTTAGTCAGCTTCCATCAGGAGATCAGTCATCCTTGTTAAGACACTGCTGggttcctctttttgttctgGGGCTTGCCCAAGAAAAGATGGTGTTTGAAGTGACAGATGTGCCAAATTCAAGTATTCTTCGACAGATTCTGCTTGGAGCAGGACTCACTGAAAAGGAGGCTGAACAACCAACTCTTGCTGGAGTCCACAATTTGAGAACTTGCTTGCATCACCTGTGGAATCTGGATCTCAGTCCAAAGGAATACGCTTACCTGAAGGGTGCTATGTTGTTTAACCCAg CTGTCAAAGGTTTGAGTGCCTTGTTGTTCATTGAAGGCCTCCAACAGGAGGCTCAGAGAGCTCTCCAAGAAGTCATCCACCATCTGCACCCAGAGGACAGCGGTCGCCTCAGCCACATCCTCCTAGCAGCCTCCACCATTCAGACTGTGAGCCACAACTTGGTCACAGAGCTCTTCTTCAAGCCAGTTATTGGCAACACAAATATGTTACATTTGTTAACAGAGATGTTATTTTTACAATAA
- the kdf1b gene encoding keratinocyte differentiation factor 1, translating into MSAGSTGSLRHSSGPGNNRYGPSRSSSQRSSYEERCVDPVEDWPHTPEPKTVHKAHLKDANGKESETIGFIPGSADPPSASQTCNPCASPRSCRTFICSVLTCGLYRVCQPSVLAPCLAPNESSPDEPEKLSLRAVNPGDNKEEDSTDWLGDVRIAGVKVDSPREYLDVESKSPYVPLHGGQMQPSHLSLHESMRFDDWEDGEENVDSLITKKLLELYSEYQIEELARCTSDSVFLKKSKAINQLINSLAEEHKMDEQEAECRLVRGIIRISTRKSTKKRPRTPRTERTLSDSGNETMRDSDSFSFSNNNDYKSNPNIQISELTSSDKCARDMWRNNGGHTSSSPTSYLPSHTETNSSGFPLIRTSVRT; encoded by the exons ATGTCTGCCGGCAGCACTGGCAGTCTGAGACACAGCTCAGGGCCTGGCAACAACAGGTATGGACCCAGCCGGAGCAGCAGCCAGAGGTCATCGTATGAGGAGCGCTGTGTGGACCCAGTTGAAGACTGGCCACACACCCCAGAGCCAAAAACAGTCCACAAAGCTCACCTGAAAGATGCAAATGGGAAGGAGTCTGAGACCATTGGCTTCATTCCTGGCTCAGCTGACCCTCCCTCTGCATCACAAACCTGCAATCCCTGCGCTTCTCCAAGGAGCTGTCGGACCTTTATCTGCAGCGTGCTGACCTGTGGCCTCTACAGGGTCTGCCAGCCTTCCGTCCTCGCTCCCTGCCTGGCGCCAAACGAGAGCTCCCCAGACGAACCAGAGAAGCTGAGCCTCCGAGCTGTGAACCCAGGAGACAACAAAGAAGAGGACAGCACAGACTGGCTAGGGGATGTCCGCATCGCTGGAGTCAAAGTGGACAGTCCAAGAGAATATTTGGATGTTGAAAGCAAATCTCCATATGTGCCTCTGCACGGTGGTCAAATGCAGCCCAGCCATCTGTCCCTGCATGAGTCTATGAGGTTTGACGACTGGGAGGACGGCGAGGAGAATGTGGACTCTCTGATTACTAAGAAGCTGCTCGAGCTCTACTCTGAATATCAGATTGAAGAGTTAGCCAGGTGCACCTCAGACTCTGTGTTTCTGAAGAAGAGCAAGGCCATCAACCAGCTCATCAACTCACTGGCGGAGGAGCACAAAATGGATGAGCAGGAAGCCGAGTGTCGGCTGGTGCGTGGCATCATCCGCATCAGCACACGTAAGAGTACAAAGAAGAGGCCACGCACCCCCAGGACGGAGAGGACGCTGTCAGACAGCGGGAATGAGACGATGAGGGACAGCGATTCCTTCTCATTCAGCAACAACA ATGACTACAAATCAAATCCAAACATCCAAATATCTGAACTGACATCCTCTGACAAGTGTGCCAGGGACATGTGGAGGAACAATGGAG GTCACACTTCTAGTTCTCCAACATCCTACTTGCCTTCTCACACAGAGACTAATTCTTCAGGTTTCCCGCTAATTCGCACTTCTGTGAGAACATGA
- the zdhhc18b gene encoding palmitoyltransferase ZDHHC18-B isoform X2 — protein MCQDSCCPFLVKHLTSCIPVIGGVLFIFVVITLFQTSFTDPGILPRATPDEAADIEKQIENTGSTSYRPPPRTKEVLINQQVVKLKYCFTCKMFRPPRTSHCSLCDNCVERFDHHCPWVGNCVGKRNYRFFYTFIVSLSFLTAFIFGCVTTHLALRAQGGKGLVFALQESPGSAVELVICFFSVWSILGLSGFHTYLVASNLTTNEDIKGSWSGKSGAEYVTNPYSHKNIFINCCSVLCGPMPPSLIDRRGFLPADESAQTSGADIELPTLATKNEINVCTQGTKGLLESATRSPLLSTPCPQGKPQSAHTCPDNSPTVNSDPSPELSTSCGARHTTRSSGDSSPPCHTKTWSKKSKRADLHIPNPAFDDPASPTSPDAGPSSKGRDQKGATSAPLH, from the exons ATGTGTCAAGACTCCTG CTGTCCCTTCCTGGTCAAACACCTGACCAGCTGCATACCTGTTATCGGAGGAGTCCTCTTTATATTTGTGGTCATCACCCTGTTCCAGACCAGCTTCACCGACCCCGGCATCCTACCCAGAGCGACGCCAGATGAGGCGGCAGACATTGAAAAGCAGATTG AGAACACTGGAAGCACCAGCTACCGGCCTCCACCGCGCACCAAAGAAGTCCTCATCAACCAGCAGGTGGTCAAGCTCAAGTACTGCTTCACCTGCAAGATGTTCCGGCCTCCGCGCACCTCCCACTGCAGCCTGTGTGACAACTGTGTGG aGCGATTCGACCATCACTGTCCTTGGGTTGGGAACTGTGTGGGGAAACGCAACTACCGCTTCTTCTACACCTTCATCGTTTCGCTCTCCTTCCTTACGGCGTTCATCTTCGGCTGTGTGACCACACATCTCGCACTGA ggGCTCAAGGTGGAAAAGGCCTCGTGTTTGCTCTACAAGAGAGTCCAGGCAG TGCAGTGGAGCTCGTGATATGTTTCTTCTCAGTCTGGTCCATCTTGGGCCTCTCAGGCTTCCATACATACCTGGTTGCTTCCAACCTGACCACTAATGAAGAC ATTAAAGGCTCCTGGTCAGGGAAGAGTGGAGCAGAATATGTCACCAACCCATACagtcataaaaacatctttatcaaCTGCTGCTCTGTGCTCTGTGGACCCATGCCACCCAG TTTGATCGACAGACGAGGTTTCCTGCCTGCAGACGAATCCGCCCAGACCAGCGGAGCCGACATCGAGCTGCCCACCCTGGCCACTAAAAACGAGATAAACGTG TGCACACAGGGAACTAAAGGTCTGCTGGAGTCGGCCACTCGCTCTCCGCTCCTGTCCACCCCGTGTCCTCAGGGGAAACCTCAGTCAGCTCATACCTGCCCAGATAACAGCCCCACGGTGAACTCTGACCCTTCACCAGAGCTCTCCACAAGCTGTGGGGCCCGCCATACCACCAGATCCTCCGGTGATAGCTCCCCTCCATGTCACACCAAGACTTGGtcaaagaaaagtaaaagagCGGATTTGCATATTCCCAACCCTGCCTTCGACGACCCTGCTTCCCCTACCTCTCCGGATGCGGGCCCCAGCTCCAAAGGCAGGGACCAAAAAGGTGCCACGTCCGCCCCTTTGCACTGA
- the zdhhc18b gene encoding palmitoyltransferase ZDHHC18-B isoform X3, with protein sequence MKNCEYQQIDPQALPTPTPTPPPPHHHQHHHHHHHHGHDSDKREEPKRPRRKWEVFPGKNRFYCGGRIIVARQSGVLPLTLGLILVTSGLFFIFDCPFLVKHLTSCIPVIGGVLFIFVVITLFQTSFTDPGILPRATPDEAADIEKQIENTGSTSYRPPPRTKEVLINQQVVKLKYCFTCKMFRPPRTSHCSLCDNCVERFDHHCPWVGNCVGKRNYRFFYTFIVSLSFLTAFIFGCVTTHLALRAQGGKGLVFALQESPGSAVELVICFFSVWSILGLSGFHTYLVASNLTTNEDIKGSWSGKSGAEYVTNPYSHKNIFINCCSVLCGPMPPSLIDRRGFLPADESAQTSGADIELPTLATKNEINVEEKCLDFAVSCTG encoded by the exons ATGAAAAACTGCGAGTATCAGCAAATCGACCCGCAGGCACTTCCGACACCAACCCCgacccctcctccacctcatcatcatcaacatcatcatcatcatcatcatcatggacACGACAGTGACAAGAGAGAGGAGCCGAAAAGACCGAGGAGAAAGTGGGAAGTTTTCCCCGGAAAGAACCGCTTCTACTGCGGCGGACGGATCATAGTGGCCCGGCAGAGTGGGGTCCTGCCCCTCACTCTGGGCCTTATCCTCGTCACAAGTGGACTATTCTTTATATTTGA CTGTCCCTTCCTGGTCAAACACCTGACCAGCTGCATACCTGTTATCGGAGGAGTCCTCTTTATATTTGTGGTCATCACCCTGTTCCAGACCAGCTTCACCGACCCCGGCATCCTACCCAGAGCGACGCCAGATGAGGCGGCAGACATTGAAAAGCAGATTG AGAACACTGGAAGCACCAGCTACCGGCCTCCACCGCGCACCAAAGAAGTCCTCATCAACCAGCAGGTGGTCAAGCTCAAGTACTGCTTCACCTGCAAGATGTTCCGGCCTCCGCGCACCTCCCACTGCAGCCTGTGTGACAACTGTGTGG aGCGATTCGACCATCACTGTCCTTGGGTTGGGAACTGTGTGGGGAAACGCAACTACCGCTTCTTCTACACCTTCATCGTTTCGCTCTCCTTCCTTACGGCGTTCATCTTCGGCTGTGTGACCACACATCTCGCACTGA ggGCTCAAGGTGGAAAAGGCCTCGTGTTTGCTCTACAAGAGAGTCCAGGCAG TGCAGTGGAGCTCGTGATATGTTTCTTCTCAGTCTGGTCCATCTTGGGCCTCTCAGGCTTCCATACATACCTGGTTGCTTCCAACCTGACCACTAATGAAGAC ATTAAAGGCTCCTGGTCAGGGAAGAGTGGAGCAGAATATGTCACCAACCCATACagtcataaaaacatctttatcaaCTGCTGCTCTGTGCTCTGTGGACCCATGCCACCCAG TTTGATCGACAGACGAGGTTTCCTGCCTGCAGACGAATCCGCCCAGACCAGCGGAGCCGACATCGAGCTGCCCACCCTGGCCACTAAAAACGAGATAAACGTG GAGGAGAAATGTCTGGACTTTGCTGTGTCCTGCACTGGCTGA
- the zdhhc18b gene encoding palmitoyltransferase ZDHHC18-B isoform X1: protein MKNCEYQQIDPQALPTPTPTPPPPHHHQHHHHHHHHGHDSDKREEPKRPRRKWEVFPGKNRFYCGGRIIVARQSGVLPLTLGLILVTSGLFFIFDCPFLVKHLTSCIPVIGGVLFIFVVITLFQTSFTDPGILPRATPDEAADIEKQIENTGSTSYRPPPRTKEVLINQQVVKLKYCFTCKMFRPPRTSHCSLCDNCVERFDHHCPWVGNCVGKRNYRFFYTFIVSLSFLTAFIFGCVTTHLALRAQGGKGLVFALQESPGSAVELVICFFSVWSILGLSGFHTYLVASNLTTNEDIKGSWSGKSGAEYVTNPYSHKNIFINCCSVLCGPMPPSLIDRRGFLPADESAQTSGADIELPTLATKNEINVCTQGTKGLLESATRSPLLSTPCPQGKPQSAHTCPDNSPTVNSDPSPELSTSCGARHTTRSSGDSSPPCHTKTWSKKSKRADLHIPNPAFDDPASPTSPDAGPSSKGRDQKGATSAPLH, encoded by the exons ATGAAAAACTGCGAGTATCAGCAAATCGACCCGCAGGCACTTCCGACACCAACCCCgacccctcctccacctcatcatcatcaacatcatcatcatcatcatcatcatggacACGACAGTGACAAGAGAGAGGAGCCGAAAAGACCGAGGAGAAAGTGGGAAGTTTTCCCCGGAAAGAACCGCTTCTACTGCGGCGGACGGATCATAGTGGCCCGGCAGAGTGGGGTCCTGCCCCTCACTCTGGGCCTTATCCTCGTCACAAGTGGACTATTCTTTATATTTGA CTGTCCCTTCCTGGTCAAACACCTGACCAGCTGCATACCTGTTATCGGAGGAGTCCTCTTTATATTTGTGGTCATCACCCTGTTCCAGACCAGCTTCACCGACCCCGGCATCCTACCCAGAGCGACGCCAGATGAGGCGGCAGACATTGAAAAGCAGATTG AGAACACTGGAAGCACCAGCTACCGGCCTCCACCGCGCACCAAAGAAGTCCTCATCAACCAGCAGGTGGTCAAGCTCAAGTACTGCTTCACCTGCAAGATGTTCCGGCCTCCGCGCACCTCCCACTGCAGCCTGTGTGACAACTGTGTGG aGCGATTCGACCATCACTGTCCTTGGGTTGGGAACTGTGTGGGGAAACGCAACTACCGCTTCTTCTACACCTTCATCGTTTCGCTCTCCTTCCTTACGGCGTTCATCTTCGGCTGTGTGACCACACATCTCGCACTGA ggGCTCAAGGTGGAAAAGGCCTCGTGTTTGCTCTACAAGAGAGTCCAGGCAG TGCAGTGGAGCTCGTGATATGTTTCTTCTCAGTCTGGTCCATCTTGGGCCTCTCAGGCTTCCATACATACCTGGTTGCTTCCAACCTGACCACTAATGAAGAC ATTAAAGGCTCCTGGTCAGGGAAGAGTGGAGCAGAATATGTCACCAACCCATACagtcataaaaacatctttatcaaCTGCTGCTCTGTGCTCTGTGGACCCATGCCACCCAG TTTGATCGACAGACGAGGTTTCCTGCCTGCAGACGAATCCGCCCAGACCAGCGGAGCCGACATCGAGCTGCCCACCCTGGCCACTAAAAACGAGATAAACGTG TGCACACAGGGAACTAAAGGTCTGCTGGAGTCGGCCACTCGCTCTCCGCTCCTGTCCACCCCGTGTCCTCAGGGGAAACCTCAGTCAGCTCATACCTGCCCAGATAACAGCCCCACGGTGAACTCTGACCCTTCACCAGAGCTCTCCACAAGCTGTGGGGCCCGCCATACCACCAGATCCTCCGGTGATAGCTCCCCTCCATGTCACACCAAGACTTGGtcaaagaaaagtaaaagagCGGATTTGCATATTCCCAACCCTGCCTTCGACGACCCTGCTTCCCCTACCTCTCCGGATGCGGGCCCCAGCTCCAAAGGCAGGGACCAAAAAGGTGCCACGTCCGCCCCTTTGCACTGA